From Methylopila sp. M107, a single genomic window includes:
- a CDS encoding DUF983 domain-containing protein — protein sequence MSETTYRKLEPYNVGVRGRCPRCGEGHMFEGFLKLKPECEVCGLDYSYADPADGPAFFAITFACLPSALFAVWLELAYQAPYWVHIFTTLPIMLVTLLPPLRPLKGWLVASQYYHKASEARLVKLGEAEDKTGW from the coding sequence ATGTCCGAGACGACCTACCGCAAACTTGAGCCTTACAATGTCGGCGTGCGCGGCCGCTGCCCGCGCTGCGGCGAAGGCCACATGTTCGAAGGCTTCCTCAAGCTGAAGCCGGAATGCGAGGTCTGCGGGCTCGACTATTCCTACGCCGACCCCGCTGACGGGCCGGCCTTCTTCGCCATAACCTTCGCGTGCCTGCCCTCGGCATTGTTCGCGGTGTGGCTCGAGCTCGCCTATCAGGCGCCGTACTGGGTCCATATCTTCACGACGCTGCCCATCATGCTCGTGACGCTGCTGCCGCCGCTGAGGCCCCTGAAGGGCTGGCTCGTCGCCAGCCAGTATTACCACAAGGCCTCCGAGGCCCGGCTGGTGAAGCTCGGCGAGGCCGAGGACAAGACCGGCTGGTGA
- a CDS encoding CopG family transcriptional regulator, with protein sequence MSLTPALRDRGDSEKITVNLGYVDLGRVDLLVQEGFYSNRADFIRTAIRNQLGVHGDVVSQSIARHTLELGLRDYARADLEAVRAAGETLHIKVVGLARIGPDVTPELARAAIASITVLGALQASAEIKAALADRIH encoded by the coding sequence ATGAGCCTGACCCCGGCGCTGCGTGACAGAGGCGACAGCGAGAAGATCACGGTCAATCTCGGCTATGTCGATCTTGGCCGGGTCGACCTGCTGGTGCAGGAAGGTTTCTACTCGAACCGCGCCGACTTCATCCGCACCGCGATCCGCAATCAGCTCGGCGTCCATGGCGACGTCGTCTCGCAGTCGATCGCGCGGCACACGCTGGAGCTCGGCCTGCGCGACTACGCCCGCGCCGACCTCGAAGCGGTGCGCGCGGCGGGCGAAACGCTTCACATCAAGGTCGTGGGCCTCGCCCGCATCGGGCCGGACGTGACGCCGGAGCTCGCGCGCGCGGCCATCGCGTCCATCACCGTGCTCGGCGCGCTTCAGGCGAGCGCCGAGATCAAGGCGGCTCTCGCCGACCGCATCCATTAG
- a CDS encoding HAMP domain-containing sensor histidine kinase, translating into MTRFWSRSLTVQFVALMLLALAVSQGVGLVVAGLERSALLQNQIKSEFISRAASVAQLLDTTPPGARSDILRASGANYSRFWVTPGAPPAVGDWRRDAFGQLTQPLPSLASLGSPEKFAGAKPDAALVAAATAPTKDDWSELSANAWPLDRPAKFVHLDDAFGMGLAVRLNDGSWLNTVFAKPAAIALWNRASLVTLALTALLLTAIAAFITRGITKPMRRMAEAAESVGRGEAATLPETGPDDIRQTAVAFNQMQARLGRFVDDRTRMLAAIGHDLRTPITSLRLRAEFVADDETREKMLGTIDELRSMTEAGLAFAREEAASEDVRAVDVSALVESLCDDLAELGQDVAFAEGATVRLRCRPDALRRAVRNLVENAVRYGAQARVRVVETPASVDIVVEDDGPGVPTDAMEQVFAPFHRLETSRSRETGGIGLGLSIARTIARRHGGDVSLENLPKGLRATISLPRPRAVEATARAGRVFPGLPRQKPAPSAS; encoded by the coding sequence ATGACCCGCTTCTGGTCGAGAAGCCTGACCGTCCAGTTCGTCGCGCTGATGCTGCTCGCGCTCGCCGTGTCGCAGGGCGTCGGCCTCGTCGTCGCCGGTCTCGAGCGCTCGGCCCTGCTGCAGAACCAGATCAAGTCCGAATTCATCAGCCGCGCGGCGTCCGTCGCGCAGCTGCTCGACACCACGCCGCCGGGCGCGAGGAGCGACATCCTGCGGGCGAGCGGCGCCAACTATTCGCGCTTCTGGGTCACGCCCGGCGCGCCGCCCGCCGTCGGCGACTGGCGGCGCGACGCCTTCGGCCAGCTGACACAGCCGCTGCCGAGCCTGGCGAGCCTCGGCAGCCCGGAGAAGTTCGCCGGCGCCAAGCCCGACGCCGCGCTGGTCGCGGCCGCGACCGCGCCCACCAAGGACGACTGGTCGGAGCTGTCCGCCAACGCCTGGCCGCTCGACCGGCCGGCCAAGTTCGTGCATCTCGACGACGCCTTCGGCATGGGGCTCGCGGTGCGCCTCAACGACGGCTCGTGGCTCAACACCGTATTCGCCAAGCCCGCCGCGATCGCGCTCTGGAACCGCGCCTCGCTGGTGACGCTGGCGCTGACCGCCCTGCTCCTCACCGCGATCGCGGCCTTCATCACGCGCGGCATCACCAAGCCGATGCGGCGGATGGCGGAGGCCGCGGAGTCGGTCGGCCGCGGCGAGGCGGCGACGCTGCCCGAGACCGGCCCGGACGACATCCGCCAGACGGCGGTCGCGTTCAACCAGATGCAGGCGCGGCTCGGCCGCTTCGTCGACGACCGCACGCGGATGCTGGCCGCGATCGGGCACGACCTGCGCACGCCGATCACCTCGCTCAGGCTCCGCGCCGAATTCGTCGCCGACGACGAGACCCGCGAGAAGATGCTCGGCACGATCGACGAGCTGCGCTCGATGACCGAGGCCGGCCTCGCCTTCGCGCGCGAGGAGGCGGCCTCCGAAGACGTGCGCGCCGTCGACGTTTCTGCGCTGGTCGAGAGCCTGTGCGACGACCTCGCCGAACTCGGGCAGGACGTCGCCTTCGCCGAGGGCGCGACGGTGCGGCTGCGCTGCCGCCCCGACGCGCTGCGGCGCGCGGTCCGTAACCTGGTCGAGAACGCGGTGCGCTACGGCGCGCAAGCGCGGGTGCGCGTCGTCGAGACCCCGGCGAGCGTCGACATCGTGGTCGAGGACGACGGGCCCGGCGTGCCGACGGACGCCATGGAACAGGTGTTCGCGCCGTTCCACCGGCTGGAGACCTCGCGCAGCCGCGAGACCGGCGGTATCGGGCTCGGCCTCTCCATCGCGCGCACCATCGCGCGCCGCCATGGCGGCGACGTTTCGCTGGAAAATCTGCCAAAGGGCCTGCGCGCCACGATCTCCCTGCCGCGTCCGCGGGCGGTCGAGGCGACGGCGCGGGCCGGGCGGGTCTTTCCCGGCCTGCCGCGCCAGAAGCCCGCGCCTTCGGCTTCGTGA
- a CDS encoding PLP-dependent aminotransferase family protein, translated as MTTTRGDAWTPAIDPARRPLYLQIVEAIAADVRSGALREGDRLPTQRALAGAIGVDFTTVTRAYAEARRRNLLDAVTGRGSFVAPRRDPAAPPLDLSMNIPPAPKGLRLGELISRGVAEISARSNVDLLMSYHPGAGSAAERAAGAAWLKRTLGAIDPERVLVASGAQSAIAAILSSAAEPGDAVLCEPMVYPGLLSAAAQLRLEVVTVAADSEGMRLDALAEACQGRRPRVLYLNPTIGNPTTVTMPEKRRRAIASLADAHGLKILEDDPYSPLAPDAPPAFATIAPGLTFHVATVSKCLAPGLRTAFVVAPGPVERGRLAEALRAISLMAPPLMTALLSAWIRDGVADQLLAGVREEAAARQALARKSLPGAAAHPNGLHVWLPLPAHWDRRGLADQARAQGLAVTSSDAFRAGGPAAEAVRISLGAVPERARLAAALTTLAEILADGPKVLRDIV; from the coding sequence ATGACCACCACGCGCGGCGACGCCTGGACCCCTGCGATCGACCCCGCGCGGCGGCCGCTCTATCTGCAGATCGTCGAGGCGATCGCGGCGGACGTCCGCTCCGGCGCGCTGCGCGAGGGCGACCGGCTGCCGACACAGCGCGCGCTCGCGGGCGCGATCGGCGTCGACTTCACCACCGTCACCCGCGCCTACGCCGAGGCGCGGCGGCGCAACCTCCTCGACGCCGTCACGGGCCGCGGCTCCTTCGTCGCGCCGCGCCGGGACCCCGCCGCGCCGCCGCTCGACCTGTCGATGAACATCCCGCCGGCGCCGAAAGGATTGCGCCTCGGCGAGCTGATCTCGCGCGGCGTCGCTGAGATTTCCGCGCGGTCGAATGTCGACCTGCTGATGTCCTATCACCCCGGCGCAGGCTCGGCGGCCGAGCGCGCGGCCGGCGCGGCGTGGCTCAAGCGCACGCTCGGCGCGATCGATCCCGAGCGCGTGCTGGTCGCGTCCGGCGCGCAGTCGGCGATCGCGGCGATCCTGTCGAGCGCGGCCGAGCCCGGCGACGCGGTGCTGTGCGAGCCGATGGTCTATCCGGGCCTGCTCTCGGCCGCGGCGCAACTGCGGCTGGAGGTCGTCACGGTGGCGGCGGATAGCGAGGGCATGCGGCTGGACGCGCTGGCCGAGGCCTGCCAAGGGCGGCGCCCGCGCGTCCTCTACCTGAACCCCACGATCGGCAACCCCACGACCGTCACCATGCCGGAGAAGCGGCGGCGCGCGATCGCGTCGCTGGCCGACGCGCATGGCCTGAAGATCCTCGAGGACGACCCCTATTCGCCGCTCGCGCCCGACGCGCCCCCCGCCTTCGCGACCATCGCGCCCGGCCTCACCTTTCATGTCGCGACGGTCTCCAAATGCCTCGCGCCAGGCCTGCGCACGGCCTTCGTGGTCGCGCCAGGGCCGGTCGAGCGCGGCCGTCTCGCCGAGGCGCTGCGGGCGATCTCGCTGATGGCGCCGCCGCTGATGACCGCATTGCTCTCCGCGTGGATCCGCGACGGCGTCGCGGACCAGCTGCTCGCGGGCGTGCGCGAGGAGGCCGCAGCGCGCCAGGCGCTCGCTCGCAAGAGCCTGCCCGGCGCCGCCGCGCACCCGAACGGGCTCCATGTCTGGCTGCCGCTGCCCGCGCATTGGGACAGGCGCGGCCTCGCCGACCAGGCGCGCGCGCAGGGGCTCGCGGTCACGTCCTCCGACGCGTTCCGCGCCGGCGGCCCGGCCGCGGAGGCGGTCCGCATCTCGCTCGGCGCCGTGCCCGAGCGCGCGCGGCTCGCCGCGGCGCTGACGACGCTGGCCGAGATCCTGGCCGACGGGCCGAAGGTCCTGCGCGACATCGTCTGA
- a CDS encoding histidine kinase: MRLLVSLILRVVGVVALCLLCASAWVMVDVNRSIHTELTASAVRVQREAVSLAWREMTFRGAIGPGAEFAFPDWRSSDTLRVISPGYCVSVAWAKGQPNRLCGIRNGGAEPPSWFVALNEAMFGPIEPVSRTITFYMQTAGHVRAETDEGAAARQAWRQVSVVVSVAAAMAAAIGLLATLVIGHALMPAERIVRALKRLERGDHSVRLPSFRAQEFAHIARAFNQLTERLAETTAERAALTRRLFQVQEEERRALARDLHDEFGQCLTAAAAMSGAVAAAIERDHPEVAEEAREIVGITERMMATLRGALARLRPPDLDDVGLERSLDHLVATWNARLTGVGSAKGPAPVYRLDIVGSLAAAPAQAALSIYRIVQECLTNATRHGRPSEVRVRIDARSGRPAVEVTVEDDGGGDPGRLVTSAGHGLLGIRERIAALGGSFSAGPAPRGVRISALIPFAPAAHEERLA, from the coding sequence ATGCGTTTGCTGGTGAGCCTCATCCTACGGGTGGTCGGCGTCGTCGCGCTCTGCCTGCTCTGCGCGAGCGCCTGGGTCATGGTCGACGTCAACCGCTCGATCCACACCGAGCTGACGGCGTCCGCCGTGCGCGTCCAGCGCGAGGCGGTGTCGCTCGCCTGGCGCGAGATGACGTTCCGCGGCGCGATCGGCCCCGGCGCCGAGTTCGCCTTTCCGGACTGGCGCAGCTCCGACACGCTTCGGGTGATCAGCCCGGGCTATTGCGTCAGCGTCGCCTGGGCGAAGGGCCAGCCGAACCGGCTCTGCGGCATACGAAACGGCGGGGCCGAGCCGCCGTCATGGTTCGTCGCGCTGAACGAGGCGATGTTCGGGCCGATCGAGCCGGTCAGCCGCACCATCACCTTCTACATGCAGACCGCAGGGCACGTGCGCGCCGAGACCGACGAGGGCGCGGCTGCGCGCCAGGCGTGGCGGCAGGTCAGCGTCGTGGTCTCGGTCGCGGCCGCGATGGCGGCGGCGATCGGGCTTCTGGCGACGCTCGTCATCGGCCATGCGCTGATGCCGGCCGAGCGCATCGTGCGCGCGCTGAAGCGTCTCGAACGCGGCGACCATTCGGTGCGCCTGCCCTCGTTCCGCGCGCAGGAGTTCGCTCATATCGCACGCGCCTTCAACCAGCTGACCGAGCGCCTCGCCGAAACCACCGCCGAACGCGCCGCCCTCACGCGCCGGCTGTTCCAGGTGCAGGAGGAGGAGCGCCGCGCGCTCGCCCGCGACTTGCACGACGAGTTCGGCCAGTGCCTCACCGCCGCCGCCGCCATGTCGGGCGCGGTCGCGGCCGCGATCGAGCGCGACCATCCGGAGGTGGCGGAGGAAGCGCGCGAGATCGTCGGCATCACCGAGCGCATGATGGCGACACTGCGCGGCGCGCTGGCGCGGCTGCGGCCGCCCGACCTCGACGACGTCGGACTGGAGCGCAGCCTCGACCATCTGGTCGCGACCTGGAACGCGCGGCTCACCGGCGTCGGCTCCGCCAAGGGCCCGGCTCCCGTCTACCGGCTCGACATCGTGGGCAGCCTCGCGGCGGCCCCCGCGCAGGCGGCGCTCAGCATCTACCGCATCGTGCAGGAGTGCCTGACCAACGCGACCCGGCACGGGCGCCCGAGCGAGGTGCGCGTGCGGATCGACGCCCGCTCAGGACGCCCCGCCGTCGAGGTGACGGTCGAGGACGACGGCGGCGGCGATCCGGGCCGGCTGGTCACGAGCGCGGGCCACGGCCTGCTCGGCATCCGCGAGCGGATCGCGGCGCTCGGCGGCAGCTTCTCGGCCGGCCCCGCGCCGCGCGGGGTGCGGATTTCCGCGCTGATCCCATTCGCGCCGGCGGCGCATGAGGAGCGGCTGGCGTGA
- a CDS encoding PHB depolymerase family esterase has protein sequence MNAEFATAMRRASQEMRAQNLTEATRLIQQALNGGGAGAASSDRRDDLPSSTASGDTANGPQRAASTRLPLGETLKKLKLGGLSRDAFAGLPGMASSRLGAAAAPPVPDGARWESRGFTCAAGSRSYRLYVPASAPERPRGLIVMLHGCTQNPDDFAAGTAMNAAAERHGLAVAYPEQTRGHNPNACWNWFEPKDQRRDAGEPAILAGLTQEIVATFGIDPTAVFVAGLSAGGAMAAVMAQAYPEIYAAAGVHSGIATNVARDVASAFAAMRGDAGAGGPLSRTGRVTRTIVFQGGADRTVHPSNADRILDAATPAAASSSTKRVAGESGGRGATVTVVADPSGETLAERWLVDGAGHAWSGGRPGGSYVDPTGPDASAEMIRFFLAAPPAP, from the coding sequence ATGAACGCCGAATTCGCCACGGCCATGCGCCGGGCGTCGCAGGAGATGCGCGCCCAAAATCTCACCGAGGCCACGCGTCTCATCCAGCAGGCCCTGAACGGCGGCGGGGCTGGCGCCGCTTCCTCCGACCGTCGCGACGACCTGCCGTCGTCGACCGCGTCGGGCGATACGGCCAACGGGCCGCAACGCGCCGCAAGCACGAGACTGCCGCTCGGCGAGACGCTGAAGAAGCTGAAGCTCGGCGGGCTCTCTCGGGACGCCTTCGCCGGACTTCCGGGCATGGCGTCGTCCCGTCTCGGCGCCGCCGCCGCGCCGCCGGTCCCGGACGGCGCCCGCTGGGAGAGCCGCGGCTTCACCTGCGCGGCGGGCTCGCGCTCTTATCGGCTCTATGTCCCGGCCTCGGCGCCGGAGCGGCCGCGCGGCCTGATCGTGATGCTTCATGGCTGCACGCAGAACCCGGACGACTTCGCGGCCGGCACGGCCATGAACGCGGCCGCGGAGCGCCACGGCTTGGCGGTCGCCTATCCGGAGCAGACGCGGGGCCACAATCCGAACGCCTGCTGGAACTGGTTCGAACCGAAGGACCAGCGTCGCGACGCCGGCGAGCCCGCCATCCTCGCCGGGCTGACGCAGGAGATCGTCGCGACGTTCGGGATCGATCCCACAGCCGTGTTCGTCGCGGGTCTCTCGGCCGGCGGCGCGATGGCGGCCGTGATGGCGCAGGCCTATCCGGAGATCTACGCCGCCGCCGGCGTCCATTCCGGGATTGCGACCAATGTCGCGCGCGACGTCGCCTCGGCCTTCGCGGCGATGCGCGGCGATGCGGGCGCCGGGGGTCCCCTATCCCGAACGGGACGCGTCACGCGGACCATCGTGTTCCAGGGCGGCGCCGACAGGACCGTGCATCCATCGAATGCGGACCGGATTCTGGACGCGGCGACGCCCGCGGCGGCGTCGAGCTCCACGAAACGCGTGGCGGGCGAGAGCGGCGGGCGCGGCGCGACCGTCACGGTCGTGGCCGACCCGTCGGGCGAGACGCTCGCCGAGCGGTGGCTGGTGGACGGCGCCGGCCATGCATGGTCCGGAGGACGGCCCGGCGGCAGCTATGTCGACCCGACGGGCCCCGACGCCTCGGCCGAAATGATCCGCTTCTTCCTCGCGGCGCCTCCGGCGCCGTGA
- a CDS encoding Na/Pi cotransporter family protein codes for MSATHVLIELLGEIALLLWGVHVVNSGVQRAFGSELRHLLGEGLRNRGKAFLAGLGVTALLQSSTATALMIASFSGAGAVELAPALAMMLGANVGTTLIVQLASFDVTYVFPLILFAGVAVYRRARSSMVRDLAQTAVGFGLMLLALHLLVETMRPIEASATLKLIFGAITGEPLIALIVAAGLAWAAHSSVAAMLLVMSLAGAGVVTPEAALAMVLGCNVGSALNPLIDAVGAEPAKLRAPVGNLVNRLVGAGLALPFVGPIAAWMSAVDPDAGRLAANAHLVFNLATAALFIAVLPQLARLLTRLFPDRPLANDPSVPLYLDEAALSTPSVALANAAREVLRMADVVEQMLKGSQGAFAKDDVGRVLAVRRADDVLDTLFDKIQLYIGAIDHDRLSDKETARVFATLALAINLEHIGDIVDKNLMEMAGQRIKEKRLLPPPAIRRIEEMHGRLCEHLRLAVAVFMSGDATAARRLVVEKESFRALEREATDRHFAEMRTGRPEQIEISALQLDITRDLKRIEAHIAATVYGLLEKNGELRSSRLAPVA; via the coding sequence ATGTCCGCGACCCACGTCCTGATCGAGCTGCTCGGCGAGATCGCGCTGCTGCTGTGGGGCGTGCATGTCGTCAACAGCGGCGTGCAGCGCGCCTTCGGCAGCGAGCTGCGGCACCTTCTGGGCGAGGGCCTTAGGAACCGCGGCAAGGCGTTTCTGGCGGGGCTCGGCGTCACGGCGCTGCTGCAATCCTCGACCGCGACCGCGCTGATGATCGCCTCGTTCAGCGGGGCCGGCGCGGTCGAGCTCGCGCCCGCGCTCGCCATGATGCTGGGCGCCAATGTCGGCACCACGCTGATCGTGCAGCTCGCCTCGTTCGACGTCACTTACGTCTTCCCGCTGATCCTGTTCGCGGGCGTCGCGGTCTACCGGCGGGCGCGCTCCAGCATGGTCCGCGACCTCGCTCAGACCGCCGTCGGCTTCGGCCTGATGCTGCTCGCGCTCCATCTGCTGGTCGAGACGATGCGGCCGATCGAGGCCTCCGCCACGCTGAAGCTGATCTTCGGCGCGATCACGGGCGAGCCGCTGATCGCCCTCATCGTCGCGGCCGGTCTCGCCTGGGCCGCGCACTCCTCGGTCGCCGCCATGCTGCTGGTGATGTCGTTGGCGGGGGCCGGCGTCGTCACGCCCGAAGCCGCGCTCGCCATGGTGCTCGGCTGCAATGTCGGCAGCGCGCTGAACCCGCTGATCGACGCCGTGGGGGCCGAGCCCGCAAAACTGCGCGCCCCGGTCGGCAACCTCGTCAACCGCCTCGTCGGCGCGGGCCTCGCTTTGCCCTTCGTCGGGCCGATCGCGGCGTGGATGTCGGCGGTGGACCCCGACGCCGGGCGGCTCGCGGCGAACGCGCACCTCGTCTTCAACCTCGCGACCGCGGCGCTGTTCATCGCGGTGCTGCCGCAGCTCGCGCGGCTGCTGACGCGGCTGTTTCCCGACCGCCCGCTCGCGAACGACCCGTCGGTCCCGCTCTATCTCGACGAGGCCGCGCTTTCGACGCCCTCGGTCGCGCTCGCCAACGCCGCGCGCGAGGTGCTGCGCATGGCCGACGTCGTCGAGCAGATGCTGAAGGGCTCGCAAGGCGCTTTCGCAAAGGACGACGTGGGCCGCGTGCTGGCGGTGCGCCGCGCCGACGACGTGCTCGACACGCTGTTCGACAAGATCCAGCTCTATATCGGCGCGATCGACCATGACCGCTTAAGCGACAAGGAGACGGCGCGCGTTTTCGCGACGCTCGCGCTCGCCATCAACCTCGAGCATATCGGCGACATCGTCGACAAGAACCTGATGGAGATGGCGGGCCAGCGCATCAAGGAGAAGCGCCTGCTGCCGCCGCCGGCGATCCGCCGCATCGAAGAGATGCACGGCCGGCTTTGCGAGCATCTTCGGCTCGCGGTCGCCGTGTTCATGTCGGGCGACGCGACCGCCGCCCGCAGGCTTGTGGTCGAGAAGGAAAGCTTTCGGGCGCTCGAACGCGAGGCGACGGACCGTCATTTCGCGGAGATGCGCACCGGCCGCCCCGAGCAGATCGAGATCAGCGCCCTGCAGCTCGACATCACCCGCGACCTGAAGCGCATCGAGGCCCACATCGCCGCGACCGTCTACGGCCTGCTGGAGAAGAACGGCGAGCTCAGGTCGAGCCGCCTCGCGCCGGTGGCGTGA
- a CDS encoding response regulator encodes MTLDAQPHIAVVDDHRDIRDLVGKYLAQHGYRVSQAESAAAFRRLQEKNGIDLVVLDVMMPGEDGLSLCRDLRSTTNLPVIMLTAMAEDTDRIVGLEIGADDYVTKPFNPRELLARVKAVLRRVQSLPPQRATPKAKEIRFDRWLLNVGRRELVDDAGVGVPLSTAEFRLLSVFLDHAGLVLTRDQLLDLTVGRTADPFDRAIDNQVSRLRKKIEIDPRTPALIKTHWGGGYSFSAEVAEA; translated from the coding sequence ATGACACTCGACGCCCAGCCCCATATCGCCGTCGTCGACGACCATCGCGACATCCGCGACCTCGTCGGAAAATATCTCGCCCAGCACGGCTATCGCGTGAGCCAGGCCGAGAGCGCGGCCGCGTTCCGCCGGCTGCAGGAGAAGAACGGCATCGATCTCGTGGTGCTCGACGTCATGATGCCGGGCGAGGACGGGCTGTCGCTCTGCCGCGACCTGCGCTCCACGACCAACCTCCCGGTCATCATGCTGACCGCGATGGCCGAGGACACCGACCGGATCGTCGGCCTCGAGATCGGCGCAGACGACTATGTGACAAAGCCGTTCAACCCGCGAGAACTGCTCGCGCGCGTCAAAGCCGTCCTGCGGCGGGTGCAGAGCCTGCCGCCGCAGCGCGCGACCCCGAAGGCGAAGGAGATCCGCTTCGACCGCTGGCTGCTCAACGTCGGGCGCCGCGAGCTCGTCGACGACGCAGGCGTCGGCGTGCCGCTGTCGACCGCCGAATTCCGGCTGCTGTCGGTGTTCCTCGACCATGCCGGCCTCGTGCTGACGCGTGACCAGCTGCTCGACCTCACGGTCGGGCGGACCGCCGACCCGTTCGACCGTGCGATCGACAACCAGGTCAGCCGCCTGCGCAAGAAGATCGAGATCGACCCGCGCACGCCCGCGCTGATCAAGACCCATTGGGGCGGCGGCTACAGCTTTTCGGCGGAGGTCGCCGAGGCATGA
- a CDS encoding response regulator transcription factor produces the protein MSRHTAILVDDHPVVRAGYRKLLERQADYKVTGEAETAVEAYHLYRSLAPDIVVMDISMPGSSGLEAIRRIRAYDGRARILVFTMHQSVIHALKAFEAGASGYVTKSSPASELIACMGTVMRGGRAVSDDIARMIAAERVSGRASPIDALGPREVEILKLLAAGASTDEAAAALQLSHKTVQNYHSTIKAKLNASNDAMLVWIAIGAGLLPAPDPAIG, from the coding sequence GTGAGCCGCCACACCGCGATCCTGGTCGACGACCATCCGGTGGTCCGCGCCGGCTACCGCAAGCTCCTGGAGCGGCAGGCGGACTACAAGGTGACGGGCGAGGCGGAGACCGCGGTCGAGGCCTATCACCTCTACCGGAGCCTCGCGCCCGACATCGTCGTCATGGACATTTCCATGCCGGGTTCGAGCGGGCTCGAGGCGATCCGCCGGATCCGCGCCTATGACGGCCGCGCCCGCATCCTCGTCTTCACCATGCACCAGAGCGTCATCCATGCGCTGAAGGCCTTCGAGGCCGGCGCCTCGGGCTACGTCACCAAGTCGAGCCCCGCCTCCGAGCTCATCGCCTGCATGGGGACGGTGATGCGCGGCGGACGGGCGGTCAGCGACGACATCGCCCGCATGATCGCGGCCGAGCGCGTCTCCGGCCGCGCCTCGCCGATCGACGCGCTCGGCCCCCGCGAGGTGGAGATCCTGAAGCTGCTCGCGGCCGGCGCCTCGACCGACGAGGCGGCGGCCGCGCTCCAGCTCAGCCACAAGACCGTCCAGAACTACCATTCGACGATCAAGGCGAAGCTCAACGCCTCGAACGACGCCATGCTGGTCTGGATCGCGATCGGGGCGGGGCTGCTGCCTGCGCCCGACCCCGCGATCGGGTGA
- the selD gene encoding selenide, water dikinase SelD, whose amino-acid sequence MDGSPLRLTSMAHGGGCGCKLAPSVLHDILKKMPIPVPSPDLLVGTETSDDAAVYRLNETQAIVATTDFFTPIVDDPFQFGRIAATNALSDVYAMGGKPLFALALVGMPVNTIPLEMAQDILAGGASICAEAGIPVVGGHSIDAPEPIYGLVAIGLVHPDRVRRNASAQAGDALILTKGVGIGVFSAALKKNELSDEAYAAMIASTTRLNDIGPTLAENDAVHAITDVTGFGLLGHLLEMCRGSGLGAEIRVPDVPVLPGAEALAEAGFITGASGRNWKSYGHAVHWPQGLAPDWRRELLCDPQTSGGLLVAVAQEASEAVVAAARAAGFAQAAVIGSLREGAAEVSFSGL is encoded by the coding sequence ATGGACGGTTCGCCCTTGCGTCTCACCTCGATGGCCCATGGCGGCGGCTGCGGCTGCAAGCTGGCGCCGTCCGTGCTCCACGACATCCTGAAGAAGATGCCGATCCCGGTCCCCTCGCCCGACCTGCTGGTCGGGACCGAGACCTCGGACGACGCCGCCGTCTACCGGCTGAACGAGACCCAGGCGATCGTCGCAACCACGGACTTCTTCACCCCCATCGTCGACGACCCGTTCCAGTTCGGCCGCATCGCCGCGACCAACGCGCTGTCCGACGTCTACGCCATGGGCGGAAAACCGCTGTTCGCGCTCGCGCTCGTCGGCATGCCGGTCAACACCATCCCGCTCGAAATGGCGCAGGACATCCTGGCCGGCGGCGCTTCGATCTGCGCGGAGGCCGGCATACCGGTGGTCGGCGGCCACTCGATCGACGCGCCCGAACCGATCTACGGCCTCGTCGCGATCGGCCTCGTGCATCCCGACAGGGTCCGCCGGAATGCGAGCGCGCAGGCCGGCGACGCGCTGATCCTCACCAAGGGCGTCGGGATCGGCGTGTTCTCGGCCGCGCTGAAGAAGAACGAACTCTCGGACGAGGCCTACGCCGCCATGATCGCCTCGACCACGCGGCTGAACGACATCGGCCCGACGCTCGCCGAGAACGACGCCGTCCACGCCATCACGGACGTGACCGGCTTCGGCCTGCTCGGCCACCTGCTGGAGATGTGCCGCGGCTCGGGCCTCGGCGCGGAGATCCGGGTGCCGGACGTGCCTGTCCTGCCTGGCGCCGAGGCGCTCGCGGAGGCCGGCTTCATCACCGGCGCCTCGGGCCGCAACTGGAAATCCTACGGCCACGCCGTCCACTGGCCGCAGGGGCTGGCGCCCGACTGGCGGCGCGAGCTGCTGTGCGACCCGCAGACCAGCGGCGGCCTGCTGGTCGCGGTCGCGCAAGAGGCTTCCGAAGCGGTCGTGGCGGCCGCGCGCGCCGCCGGCTTCGCCCAGGCGGCCGTCATCGGATCGCTGCGCGAGGGCGCGGCGGAGGTGTCGTTCTCGGGACTTTGA